One stretch of Tepidibacter hydrothermalis DNA includes these proteins:
- a CDS encoding DNA-deoxyinosine glycosylase, producing the protein MSNIESFLPIGDSNSKILILGSIPGKESLRQHQYYAYPQNQFWKIIYSLFDTPIDDNYDDKISFLKKNNIALWDVIKSCYREGSLDSNIKMEQANDFESLFNNYPNIEYVFFNGLKAYNVFKKKVGFNFENIKFQRLESTSPANTKKFEYKLDNWSIIKAIK; encoded by the coding sequence ATGTCAAATATAGAATCATTTTTACCCATAGGAGACTCTAACTCTAAAATTTTAATACTTGGGTCTATCCCAGGAAAAGAGTCATTACGACAACATCAATATTATGCCTATCCTCAGAATCAATTTTGGAAAATAATATATTCATTATTCGATACTCCTATTGATGATAATTATGATGACAAAATATCATTTTTGAAAAAAAACAATATTGCTTTATGGGATGTTATAAAATCATGCTATCGCGAAGGAAGTCTTGATTCAAATATTAAAATGGAGCAGGCTAATGATTTTGAATCCTTATTTAATAATTACCCAAATATAGAATATGTATTTTTCAATGGATTAAAAGCATATAACGTGTTTAAAAAGAAAGTAGGATTCAATTTTGAAAATATTAAATTTCAAAGATTAGAGTCTACAAGTCCCGCTAATACTAAAAAATTTGAATACAAACTAGATAATTGGAGTATAATTAAAGCTATTAAGTAA
- a CDS encoding MBL fold metallo-hydrolase encodes MKIKKVGNRGILFTFQQLKESHYDCVTNIYVINAKEHFFICDTYIGPYYVKQVKKYLEDNFGKKKYIAFNSHGHWDHIWGNSEFKDDIIISHELCKEFIDKYADKALSINKEQFAKDDIEIVLPNITFSEKIRFEEDGVEFFYSPGHSKDSASCYDYQDNTLFVGDNIDDPIPYFMCWNKLDVYKRTLERYLDINADIVVQSHGDIKDNNLIKDNIAYIDKLIKKEKIEFKDEDALKKHKVNMKCLKL; translated from the coding sequence ATGAAAATTAAAAAAGTAGGTAATAGAGGAATTTTATTTACATTTCAACAGCTTAAAGAGTCTCACTATGATTGTGTGACAAACATATATGTAATTAATGCAAAAGAGCATTTTTTTATATGTGATACATACATAGGTCCGTATTATGTGAAGCAAGTTAAAAAGTATCTAGAAGATAATTTTGGGAAGAAGAAGTATATAGCATTTAATTCTCATGGTCATTGGGATCATATATGGGGAAACAGTGAATTTAAGGATGATATAATAATATCTCATGAGTTATGTAAAGAATTTATTGATAAATATGCGGATAAAGCTTTGAGTATTAATAAAGAACAGTTTGCAAAAGATGATATAGAAATTGTTTTACCTAATATTACGTTTAGTGAAAAAATTAGGTTTGAAGAAGATGGGGTTGAATTTTTTTATAGTCCAGGTCATTCGAAAGACTCAGCCTCTTGTTACGATTATCAAGATAATACACTATTTGTAGGAGATAATATAGATGATCCTATACCATATTTTATGTGCTGGAATAAATTAGATGTATATAAAAGAACTTTAGAGAGATATTTGGATATAAATGCTGATATTGTGGTTCAGAGCCATGGAGATATTAAAGACAATAATTTAATAAAAGACAATATAGCTTATATAGATAAGTTGATAAAAAAAGAAAAAATAGAATTTAAAGATGAAGATGCTTTGAAAAAGCATAAAGTGAATATGAAGTGTCTAAAGTTATAA
- a CDS encoding TlpA family protein disulfide reductase, whose amino-acid sequence MIKKIFSIIVVIALLFGGFYIFNKQNNTKQDVSNNIVKENADKENIDEKSQELAVGKIAPSFTLKNLNGDEVSLSDYEGKIVLINFWATWCTYCDKEMPDLQRLNNENEDLVVLTVNVKESKEEVQSYIDKGNYDFPVLLDENGETSITYLVSAFPTSYFVDENGILLGAVQGMMSYDKMNTILEQIRENK is encoded by the coding sequence ATGATTAAGAAGATATTTTCTATAATTGTAGTTATAGCTCTGCTATTTGGAGGATTTTATATTTTTAATAAACAAAATAATACTAAACAAGATGTAAGTAATAATATAGTTAAAGAAAATGCGGATAAAGAAAATATAGATGAAAAGTCTCAAGAATTAGCTGTCGGTAAAATTGCTCCTAGTTTTACACTTAAGAATTTAAATGGAGATGAAGTGTCGTTATCTGACTATGAAGGTAAAATAGTTCTTATAAATTTTTGGGCTACATGGTGTACGTATTGTGACAAGGAAATGCCGGATTTACAAAGATTAAATAATGAAAATGAAGATTTAGTAGTTCTTACGGTTAATGTTAAAGAAAGTAAAGAAGAAGTTCAATCATATATTGATAAGGGAAATTATGATTTTCCTGTTTTACTTGATGAAAATGGAGAAACGTCTATTACTTATTTAGTTAGTGCTTTTCCTACATCTTATTTTGTAGATGAAAACGGCATTTTATTAGGGGCAGTTCAAGGAATGATGTCGTATGATAAAATGAATACTATATTAGAGCAAATAAGAGAGAATAAATAA
- a CDS encoding cytochrome c biogenesis CcdA family protein, which translates to MGAENVSLSIAFGAGLISFFSPCILPLIPAYIMYITGVSVRNELGNNKILVLTRTIGFVIGFTIIFMIMGTSASFLGKIFVRNKEIFSKISGILIILFGFKMMGILNLQYLDMQKKLKINIQTTNWFTSILMGMAFAVGWTPCFGPVLASILIYAGNSDTISTGIYLLLIYSMGMAIPFILTALFIDMFSRFFNKTKKIMIYIPKICGFIMVVFGVLMFLNKLVDISRLFI; encoded by the coding sequence ATGGGGGCTGAAAATGTTTCTTTATCTATAGCGTTTGGAGCAGGTCTTATATCTTTTTTTTCACCTTGTATATTACCGCTAATACCGGCATACATTATGTACATAACGGGTGTTAGTGTTAGAAATGAACTTGGTAATAATAAAATACTTGTCTTGACGAGAACTATAGGATTTGTAATAGGATTTACAATAATATTTATGATAATGGGGACATCTGCTAGTTTTTTAGGAAAAATTTTCGTAAGAAACAAAGAAATTTTTTCGAAAATAAGCGGGATATTGATAATATTATTTGGATTTAAAATGATGGGGATTTTAAACCTACAATATCTAGATATGCAAAAAAAATTAAAAATAAATATACAAACAACTAATTGGTTTACATCTATATTAATGGGTATGGCATTTGCTGTGGGATGGACACCTTGTTTTGGCCCTGTGCTTGCTTCTATCTTAATATATGCAGGAAATAGTGATACAATTTCAACTGGAATATATTTATTGTTAATTTATTCTATGGGGATGGCTATACCGTTTATACTGACTGCTTTGTTTATAGATATGTTTAGTAGATTCTTTAATAAAACTAAAAAAATTATGATATATATACCTAAGATATGTGGGTTTATTATGGTTGTATTTGGGGTATTAATGTTTTTAAATAAACTTGTTGATATAAGTAGATTATTCATATAA
- a CDS encoding stalk domain-containing protein — MKKKLRIMLCTMIIISLYVSSCFALEVEVSVKINDNYVKSDQKNILIDDTVFVLARFVTEALNGQVTWNEDTKSMIIDYEGKKMKLTAGSDVAYIDSKEYKLESKPFLRGGRMYIPVRFISENLNCDINWVHETFTVDIKKQNLVISEEKFEQRYYTDEEMKLLAKIIQVESGNTNLEGRLGVANVVLNRVKSNRFPNDINSVVYQRGQFPPAHKESFKTLKPNNLSNIAAKKALEGVNNVENCLFFNSRPFKSKKKSLYKIIDGEYFYK, encoded by the coding sequence ATGAAAAAAAAGCTAAGGATAATGCTTTGCACAATGATTATTATATCTTTGTACGTAAGCTCGTGCTTTGCGCTTGAAGTTGAAGTTAGTGTGAAGATAAATGATAATTACGTAAAGAGTGATCAAAAGAACATACTGATTGATGATACTGTATTTGTACTTGCAAGATTTGTTACTGAAGCTTTAAATGGACAGGTTACATGGAATGAAGATACTAAAAGTATGATTATCGATTATGAAGGAAAGAAAATGAAATTAACAGCGGGTAGTGATGTAGCCTACATAGATTCTAAGGAATACAAATTAGAGTCAAAGCCTTTTTTAAGAGGTGGAAGAATGTACATACCAGTTAGGTTTATTTCTGAAAATTTGAATTGTGATATTAACTGGGTACACGAGACTTTTACTGTAGACATAAAAAAACAGAACTTAGTAATTTCTGAAGAGAAATTTGAACAAAGATATTATACAGATGAAGAAATGAAATTACTTGCAAAAATTATACAGGTAGAATCGGGAAATACAAACTTAGAAGGAAGATTGGGAGTTGCTAATGTAGTTCTTAATAGAGTTAAGAGCAATAGATTTCCAAATGATATAAACAGTGTAGTATATCAACGAGGACAGTTTCCACCAGCTCACAAAGAATCATTTAAAACATTAAAACCTAATAATCTAAGTAATATAGCAGCTAAAAAAGCACTTGAAGGTGTAAATAACGTTGAAAATTGCTTGTTTTTTAATTCAAGACCATTTAAAAGCAAGAAGAAAAGTTTATACAAAATAATAGATGGTGAATATTTTTATAAATAA
- a CDS encoding DMT family transporter has translation MYILFAFLTGISIVINTIINGKLAQREGMVNGVIINYLMGTIASIIMCFFIRNSIASLSSVKYVPIHYFLGGFVGVAIIYLFNTIVPQIPAVYVVILPFIGQILTSAVIDYIYLDIFSKGKIIGGILFLIGLLYNARIDKKYEKVNEPVLDVKV, from the coding sequence ATGTATATATTATTCGCATTTCTAACTGGTATATCAATCGTTATTAATACGATTATAAACGGAAAGCTTGCACAAAGAGAAGGGATGGTAAATGGAGTTATTATAAATTATTTGATGGGTACAATTGCTTCTATTATAATGTGCTTTTTTATAAGAAATTCAATCGCATCGTTGAGTAGTGTAAAGTACGTTCCTATACATTATTTTTTAGGAGGTTTTGTTGGTGTTGCAATAATTTATTTATTTAACACAATAGTGCCTCAAATTCCTGCTGTATATGTAGTTATACTTCCTTTTATAGGTCAGATACTTACAAGTGCTGTTATAGATTATATATACCTAGATATTTTTTCTAAAGGGAAAATAATAGGAGGAATATTATTTCTTATAGGTCTTTTATATAATGCAAGAATAGATAAAAAATATGAAAAAGTAAATGAGCCTGTATTAGATGTTAAAGTCTAG
- a CDS encoding DMT family transporter — translation MYKNLGVIVGIILAIMLFFNGMLASVTGPYMSTLIFHVIGLIIILMISIITKNKISDLRKIPVLFLLPGVLSVLTIQLNNICIPQIGITLVVGISLFGQLVMSNIVDHFGLFGMPINKFRKEKMIGFSIISLGIIAMIMI, via the coding sequence ATGTATAAAAATTTAGGGGTTATAGTGGGTATTATATTAGCTATAATGCTTTTCTTTAATGGAATGTTGGCTAGTGTAACAGGTCCTTATATGAGTACTCTGATATTTCATGTTATAGGACTTATAATTATTCTTATGATTTCAATTATAACAAAGAATAAAATATCCGATTTAAGAAAAATACCTGTATTATTTTTATTACCGGGAGTACTTAGTGTTTTAACTATACAGTTAAATAATATTTGTATTCCTCAAATAGGAATAACTCTTGTTGTAGGAATTAGTTTATTTGGTCAACTTGTGATGTCTAACATAGTAGATCACTTTGGGTTGTTTGGAATGCCTATAAATAAATTTAGAAAAGAAAAAATGATAGGTTTCTCTATTATTTCGCTTGGAATAATAGCTATGATTATGATATAG
- a CDS encoding Crp/Fnr family transcriptional regulator, with amino-acid sequence MKKISNNILLNKYIDKHNIKSIFEDNILKYAQLHYYEKNETILQADCELTYYYLFVDGKIKISYLLENGKSILLQFYTNFDSLGDLELLNNIPVRCNAEAIENTYLIGLPANILRSSYCNNPKFLKHIINSLSRKLDATGNNSSYNLVYPLINRLSSYIVEHITDKDYIQLNSSFKEIAQFLGTTYRHLNRTFNTLESKGIIKCDDKIIYILQKEELRKLSKNLYI; translated from the coding sequence ATGAAAAAAATTTCAAACAATATTCTTTTAAATAAATATATTGATAAACACAATATAAAAAGCATATTTGAAGATAATATATTAAAATACGCACAACTTCACTACTATGAAAAAAATGAAACTATACTCCAAGCCGACTGCGAGCTCACCTATTATTATTTATTTGTAGACGGAAAAATAAAAATATCATACCTTTTAGAAAATGGTAAGTCTATATTACTCCAGTTTTATACTAATTTTGATTCATTAGGAGATTTAGAGCTTTTAAATAACATACCTGTTCGTTGCAATGCCGAAGCAATTGAAAACACATACTTAATAGGTCTTCCTGCCAATATATTACGAAGCAGTTACTGTAATAACCCTAAATTTTTAAAACATATAATAAATTCATTAAGCCGAAAATTAGATGCTACTGGTAATAATAGCTCGTATAATCTTGTGTACCCTCTTATAAACAGATTATCTAGTTATATAGTAGAGCATATAACAGATAAAGATTATATACAGCTTAACTCCTCCTTTAAAGAAATTGCTCAGTTTTTAGGTACAACTTATAGGCATCTAAATAGAACATTTAATACTCTTGAATCCAAAGGGATTATAAAATGCGACGATAAAATAATATATATATTACAAAAAGAAGAGTTAAGAAAATTATCTAAGAATTTATATATATAA
- a CDS encoding DUF421 domain-containing protein: MMNVLAYIIKSFMLILTTWLICNFIGKKSLAQFTPYDIAILFIISNVIAEPLVNKDLYKTTMCVILLSAIIIAISKLSLHRKFYGIDGMPSVVISDGKIIKNELKKNNISLYILLSMLRVQGYDKIADINYAILEPGGQISVMPKSKARPPTTEEMNLGVSDKKLSFAVVVDGRINENILTYANITREWLLKELEKQFNSNPGDIFYAEIDSDKSLYVDFYE; encoded by the coding sequence ATGATGAATGTATTAGCATATATAATAAAAAGTTTTATGCTTATATTGACAACTTGGTTAATTTGTAATTTTATAGGTAAAAAATCATTGGCTCAATTTACTCCATATGATATAGCTATATTATTTATTATATCTAACGTTATAGCTGAGCCTCTTGTTAATAAAGATTTATATAAAACAACGATGTGTGTGATTTTATTATCTGCTATAATAATTGCAATATCTAAGCTTTCATTACACCGCAAATTTTATGGAATAGATGGCATGCCTAGTGTAGTAATATCTGATGGTAAAATTATAAAGAATGAGTTAAAAAAGAACAATATAAGTTTATACATATTATTATCTATGCTTAGAGTTCAGGGGTATGATAAAATTGCAGATATAAATTATGCAATACTTGAACCGGGAGGACAAATATCGGTAATGCCAAAGAGTAAAGCCAGACCTCCTACTACAGAGGAAATGAATTTAGGTGTATCTGATAAAAAACTTTCTTTTGCAGTAGTTGTGGACGGTCGAATAAATGAAAATATACTCACTTATGCAAATATTACTAGGGAATGGCTGCTAAAAGAACTGGAGAAACAGTTTAATTCAAACCCTGGTGATATATTTTATGCAGAAATTGATTCAGATAAAAGTTTATATGTAGATTTTTATGAATAA
- a CDS encoding DUF4363 family protein, with the protein MKERKITLILLLILSVLLSLLIFIQYKVFYDTNPNFLNLMEDIMAYSSLEEWDKTEKSLKILEYKWNKAKPLVTLKYSDQDYSRLNIEFANLRGAVYTKDADFIQRKIRVCMVIFRNITSIMPIP; encoded by the coding sequence TTGAAAGAGAGAAAAATAACGTTAATTCTTTTATTGATTCTGTCTGTTTTGTTGAGTTTGCTTATATTTATACAATATAAAGTTTTTTATGATACTAATCCAAATTTTTTAAACCTTATGGAAGATATTATGGCGTATTCTTCTTTAGAAGAATGGGATAAGACAGAAAAGTCTTTAAAAATTCTTGAATATAAATGGAACAAGGCTAAGCCGCTTGTAACATTAAAATATTCAGATCAAGATTATTCTCGTTTAAATATTGAATTCGCAAATCTAAGGGGAGCTGTTTACACAAAAGATGCAGATTTTATACAAAGAAAGATTAGGGTTTGCATGGTTATATTTAGGAATATAACTTCTATAATGCCTATACCTTAG
- the clpA gene encoding ATP-dependent Clp protease ATP-binding subunit ClpA, whose amino-acid sequence MNITNIVNEVILKAYEEAKTNNCEYVTVEHLLYVSLYYYKVIDSLKECGANIEELKNNLKIYIDEYITKVDDFEPLESVGFQQVIIIANAQVESCGKHVIDIEHLLAAIYNLEDSYAKYYLLEQGVTKRDLVYNLGNSIEEEYEVVDEEYDDYDMEEEIKNESGNESSIDKYALKLTEIARNEKGDPLIGREDILNRTIQILCRRNKNNPIHIGEPGVGKTSVTLGLAKMISEGTVPDKLKGAEIFSLDIGSMLSGTKYRGDFEERIKKVLDNIKKHKNPIVYIDEIHNIVGAGALSGSSLDASNLLKPYLLDGKIRFIGASTFDEYKKYFEKDKALNRRFQKIEIKEPSVSETLEIINGLKKNYESFHNVKYTDDAIKSAVVLSDKYINDKFLPDKAIDIIDEAGAYTRISSCNEEEIIIDEGIIENIISKVCNIPKQTVESNEINSLKNLEKVLKSNIFGQDEAIEEVTRCIKMSRAGLNEDNKPVAAMLFVGPTGVGKTEVAKNISKTLGIDLVRFDMSEYTEKHSASKLIGAPPGYVGYEEGGLLTDSIRKNPHCVLLLDEIEKAHIDILNVLLQVMDNATLTDNQGRKSDFKNIIIIMTSNAGAKNIGKNFAGFGDRCMNSQAIDDEVKKIFSPEFRNRLNKIVKFNHVDDDMAVNIAKKELEKFKQNLNKKNILIDFESSCVEYISKKGLSKEFGAREIIRLIDSRLKPLFVDEILFGNLSEGGRCVVDVINEEFKLDIL is encoded by the coding sequence ATGAATATAACAAATATAGTAAATGAAGTGATATTAAAGGCTTATGAAGAGGCTAAAACAAATAATTGTGAATATGTTACAGTAGAACACTTGCTTTATGTGTCTTTATATTACTATAAAGTTATAGATTCCTTGAAGGAATGTGGAGCAAATATAGAGGAATTGAAAAATAATTTAAAGATATATATAGACGAATATATAACGAAGGTGGATGATTTTGAACCTTTAGAGAGTGTGGGATTTCAGCAAGTTATTATAATTGCAAATGCTCAAGTTGAAAGCTGCGGTAAACATGTTATAGATATAGAACATTTATTAGCAGCTATATATAATTTAGAAGATAGTTATGCTAAATACTACTTATTGGAACAAGGTGTTACGAAGAGAGATTTAGTATATAATTTGGGCAATAGTATTGAAGAAGAGTATGAGGTAGTAGATGAGGAATATGATGATTATGATATGGAAGAGGAAATTAAAAATGAATCTGGTAATGAATCTAGTATAGATAAGTATGCTTTAAAACTTACTGAAATTGCAAGGAATGAAAAAGGTGATCCGCTTATAGGAAGAGAAGATATATTAAATAGAACTATTCAGATACTTTGCAGAAGAAATAAGAATAATCCTATTCATATAGGTGAACCTGGTGTTGGAAAGACATCCGTTACACTTGGACTTGCAAAAATGATTTCTGAAGGAACAGTTCCTGATAAGCTAAAAGGAGCTGAGATATTTTCACTCGATATAGGTTCAATGTTATCTGGAACAAAGTACAGAGGTGATTTTGAAGAAAGAATAAAAAAAGTACTAGATAATATAAAAAAACATAAAAACCCTATAGTGTATATAGATGAAATTCACAATATAGTAGGGGCGGGGGCATTAAGTGGATCTTCATTAGATGCATCTAATTTATTAAAACCGTATCTATTAGATGGAAAAATTAGATTTATAGGTGCAAGTACTTTTGATGAATATAAAAAGTATTTTGAAAAAGATAAGGCGTTAAATAGAAGATTTCAAAAGATAGAGATTAAGGAACCGTCTGTAAGTGAAACACTAGAAATAATAAATGGTCTAAAAAAGAATTATGAGAGTTTTCACAATGTAAAATACACAGATGATGCTATAAAAAGTGCGGTAGTTCTAAGTGATAAATATATAAATGATAAGTTTTTACCTGATAAAGCTATTGATATAATAGATGAAGCTGGGGCTTATACTAGAATAAGTTCTTGCAATGAAGAAGAAATAATTATAGATGAGGGTATTATTGAGAATATAATATCTAAGGTTTGTAATATACCTAAACAGACTGTAGAATCAAATGAAATAAATTCTCTTAAAAATCTAGAAAAAGTTTTAAAAAGCAATATATTTGGACAAGATGAAGCTATTGAAGAGGTTACAAGATGTATTAAGATGTCAAGAGCTGGACTTAATGAAGATAATAAACCTGTTGCAGCTATGCTATTTGTAGGACCTACTGGAGTTGGAAAGACTGAAGTGGCTAAAAATATATCCAAAACTCTAGGAATAGATCTTGTAAGGTTTGATATGAGTGAATATACAGAAAAGCATTCAGCTTCTAAACTAATAGGAGCACCTCCTGGATATGTAGGTTATGAAGAAGGAGGATTACTTACAGATTCTATTAGAAAAAATCCTCATTGTGTTTTACTTTTGGATGAGATAGAAAAAGCACATATAGATATATTGAATGTATTGCTTCAAGTTATGGATAATGCAACTCTTACTGATAATCAAGGAAGAAAGTCTGATTTTAAAAATATTATAATAATAATGACTTCAAATGCAGGTGCTAAAAATATAGGTAAAAATTTTGCTGGATTTGGGGATAGATGCATGAATTCACAAGCTATAGATGATGAAGTGAAGAAAATATTTAGTCCTGAGTTTAGAAATAGACTTAATAAAATAGTTAAATTCAATCATGTGGATGATGATATGGCAGTTAATATAGCTAAAAAAGAACTTGAAAAGTTTAAACAAAATTTAAATAAAAAGAATATATTGATTGATTTTGAAAGTTCTTGTGTTGAATATATATCTAAAAAAGGATTATCAAAAGAATTTGGAGCTAGAGAGATTATAAGGCTTATAGATTCTAGACTAAAACCTTTGTTTGTAGATGAAATTTTATTTGGAAATTTAAGCGAAGGTGGAAGATGCGTTGTAGATGTAATCAATGAGGAATTTAAACTGGATATATTGTAA
- a CDS encoding ATP-dependent Clp protease adaptor ClpS produces the protein METNIITKQKNDIKVKKPKHYKVIMHNDDYTTMEFVVYVLMNIFNKKIEVANKIMIDVHKKGIGIAGVYPYDIAVTKVSIAMNMAKEEGFPFKLTIEEE, from the coding sequence ATGGAAACTAACATTATAACTAAACAAAAGAATGATATTAAAGTAAAAAAACCAAAACATTATAAAGTGATTATGCATAATGATGACTACACTACTATGGAATTTGTGGTGTATGTACTTATGAATATATTTAATAAAAAAATTGAAGTTGCAAATAAAATAATGATTGATGTACATAAAAAAGGAATTGGGATTGCTGGAGTATATCCTTATGATATTGCGGTGACTAAGGTTTCTATAGCTATGAATATGGCAAAAGAAGAGGGATTCCCTTTTAAACTTACTATTGAAGAGGAGTAA
- a CDS encoding MerR family transcriptional regulator has translation MENILLSEYISIGEFSKLCGVSRKTLIFYDNIGIFSPAYKNDKNYRYYTINQFDTFSILTDLRELGMSLNDIKDYLKKKSPENYLNMLKQENDKIKERINKLKRMSNNIENKIEIANRAIDAKKYEGPYIKKLDKEYLVVSDLCDSSQETFMIDIIKFLNYCNLNNLDQGYPIGVMISGESIKNKEYTKISKLFLKNECKLENCDIHIKKEGLYACIVHKGSYEKTYESYEKLLKYISDCGYEVEDCSYENTLLDFFAVKNEDQYLTEISIPIRKMEIT, from the coding sequence TTGGAAAATATATTATTAAGTGAGTACATTAGCATAGGAGAATTTAGTAAATTATGTGGAGTTTCTCGAAAAACTCTCATATTTTATGATAACATAGGCATTTTTTCTCCCGCATATAAGAATGATAAGAATTACAGGTATTATACCATAAATCAATTTGATACTTTTAGTATACTTACAGATCTTAGAGAACTTGGAATGTCTTTAAATGATATAAAAGATTATTTAAAGAAAAAAAGTCCTGAAAATTATTTGAATATGCTAAAACAAGAAAATGATAAAATAAAAGAAAGAATTAATAAATTAAAAAGAATGAGTAATAATATTGAAAATAAAATAGAAATAGCAAATCGTGCTATTGATGCTAAAAAGTATGAAGGACCGTATATTAAAAAACTTGATAAAGAGTATCTGGTTGTATCTGATTTATGTGATAGTTCACAAGAAACATTTATGATTGATATAATAAAATTTTTAAATTATTGTAATTTAAATAATCTGGATCAGGGATATCCTATAGGTGTTATGATAAGTGGGGAATCTATAAAAAATAAGGAGTATACAAAGATTTCTAAGTTGTTTTTGAAAAATGAGTGTAAATTAGAAAATTGCGATATTCATATAAAAAAAGAAGGACTATATGCATGTATTGTCCATAAAGGAAGTTATGAAAAAACTTATGAATCGTATGAAAAACTATTAAAATATATAAGTGATTGTGGATATGAAGTTGAAGATTGTTCTTATGAAAATACATTGCTGGATTTTTTTGCAGTAAAGAATGAAGATCAGTATTTAACAGAGATATCTATACCAATTAGAAAAATGGAAATAACTTAA